The proteins below are encoded in one region of Pygocentrus nattereri isolate fPygNat1 chromosome 13, fPygNat1.pri, whole genome shotgun sequence:
- the LOC108443161 gene encoding pancreatic secretory granule membrane major glycoprotein GP2-like, translated as MRHLLPLWLTILLFMSEMVSSSFDEGSGGYEGSGGFEYDRCEHLHCTQDEVCKERNDHFGCACGRHNPKPNPNSFDAHETCQSSSGSVSLSRCQVFDAGFPAEYLHLNDHSCTGTIKDGRVEFHFDNNGHVCGTTLETNKTHFIYKNAVQMSYGPAKLINRDSWLAINFSCVYPLIKSISMPMSILATESVVYKNLPGEEGTYQIHMLLYSDASFKHPYSGNFELQVNQPVFVGVEVEGVDMRQFSLVLDNCWATPHDDINENVRWDLIVKECPTRRDGSVRVLQNGVSGSSRFSFKMFTFTNQSNHIFLHCKVHLCLRKSGRCAQSCSQRHGAHGQRRRRFSDFHDTAAISMSF; from the exons ATGAGGCATCTGCTTCCACTGTGGTTGACCATCCTGCTCTTTATGA GTGAGATGGTGAGCTCCTCATTCG ACGAGGGGTCAGGAGGATACG AAGGGTCAGGAGGATTTGAATATG ATAGGTGTGAGCATCTGCACTGCACCCAGGATGAGGTGTGCAAGGAgagaaatgaccattttggcTGCGCTTGTGGGAGGCACAATCCAAAGCCCAACCCCAATTCTTTTG ATGCCCATGAGACATGTCAGAGCAGCTCCGGGTCGGTGTCTCTGTCCCGCTGTCAGGTCTTTGATGCTGGATTTCCTGCTGAGTACCTCCATCTGAACGATCACAGCTGCACAGGGACGATCAAGGATGGCAGGGTGGAATTCCATTTCGACAACAATGGGCACGTCTGTGGCACAACTCTGGAG actaacaaaacacacttcatctACAAGAACGCCGTCCAGATGTCTTACGGCCCAGCTAAATTGATCAATCGTGACAGTTGGCTGGCCATTAACTTCTCCTGTGTGTATCCACTTATCAAGAGCATCTCAATGCCCATGTCCATCTTGGCCACGGAGAG TGTGGTCTACAAGAATCTGCCGGGTGAAGAGGGCACATACCAGATCCACATGTTGCTCTACAGTGATGCTTCATTCAAACATCCTTACAGTGGTAATTTTGAGCTTCAAGTGAATCAGCCTGTCTTTGTGGGTGTGGAGGTGGAAGGAGTCGACATGCGACAGTTCTCCCTTGTACTAGACAACTGCTGGGCAACTCCACATGATGACATCAACGAAAATGTTCGCTGGGACCTGATCGTTAAGGA GTGTCCCACCCGTAGGGATGGCTCAGTGAGAGTGCTGCAGAACGGAGTCTCGGGCTccagccgcttctccttcaagATGTTCACCTTCACTAATCAGTCTAATCACATCTTCCTGCACTGCAAGGTTCACCTGTGCCTGCGGAAGAGTGGTCGGTGTGCTCAG TCATGCAGTCAGCGTCATGGAGCGCATGGTCAAAGAAGACGCCGATTTTCGGACTTCCATGACACAGCTGCCATTAGCATGAGCTTCTGA